The genomic stretch atttgaaaaaaaaaaaaggcggaggaggaggagtgtgctctcattgtccaatcagagggctggagatgtgtataaatagcgCTGCAGAGCGGCATAAGCTCACGTTCCTTGTATCAGCGAAGCACTGAACAGTCATGGCGAGAACCAAGCAGACAGCCCGTAAGTCCACCGGAGGCAAAGCTCCccgcaagcagctggccaccaAAGCCGCCCGCAAGAGCGCCCCGGCCACCGGCGGAGTCAAGAAGCCTCACCGCTACAGGCCCGGCACCGTGGCTCTCCGAGAGATCCGCCGATACCAGAAATCCACCGAGCTGCTCATCCGCAAGCTGCCCTTCCAGCGCCTCGTCCGAGAGATCGCCCAGGACTTCAAGACCGACCTGCGCTTCCAGAGCTCCGCCGTCATGGCTCTGCAGGAGGCCTCTGAGGCTTACCTCGTCGGACTCTTCGAGGACACCAACCTCTGCGCCATCCACGCCAAGAGGGTCACCATCATGCCCAAAGACATCCAGCTGGCACGCCGCATCCGCGGGGAGAGGGCATAGAGAGACACT from Aquarana catesbeiana isolate 2022-GZ unplaced genomic scaffold, ASM4218655v1 unanchor200, whole genome shotgun sequence encodes the following:
- the LOC141121496 gene encoding histone H3, with amino-acid sequence MARTKQTARKSTGGKAPRKQLATKAARKSAPATGGVKKPHRYRPGTVALREIRRYQKSTELLIRKLPFQRLVREIAQDFKTDLRFQSSAVMALQEASEAYLVGLFEDTNLCAIHAKRVTIMPKDIQLARRIRGERA